One segment of Sphingomonas morindae DNA contains the following:
- a CDS encoding catalase family protein, producing the protein MIDAVRYRPDIETIGAEEEATIAALCDAFDTILETTAGDYGHAVRAVHAKAHGVLTGEMTVLPDLPPELAQGLFATPGRHAVLMRLSTNAGDILPDAISLPRGLAMKVLDVEGARLPGSEGRAQDFVMVNGTVFQARTADQFLSSLKLLAKTTDRLEGTKKALSATLRGVRAALDTLGLESPTINALGGAPQVEPLGETYYSVTPFRYGDHIAKFSLAPIAPAQRARTGETIEIAGRPDAIRETVRAEMAGAPAEWAFRVQLCRDLERQPIEDPTRAWDEAEAPFQQVAIVRAAAQDSWAPDQVARIDEATRFSVWTGLAAHQPLGNINRARRAPYRHSADFRARVNGCPYYEPGGA; encoded by the coding sequence ATGATCGACGCCGTGCGGTATCGCCCCGACATCGAGACGATCGGCGCCGAGGAGGAGGCGACCATCGCCGCCTTGTGCGACGCCTTCGATACCATTCTCGAGACCACCGCCGGCGATTATGGCCATGCCGTGCGTGCGGTCCACGCCAAGGCGCATGGCGTGCTGACCGGCGAGATGACTGTGCTGCCGGATCTCCCGCCCGAGCTGGCGCAGGGTCTGTTCGCCACGCCCGGCCGCCACGCCGTGCTGATGCGCCTGTCCACCAATGCCGGCGACATTCTGCCCGACGCGATCTCCCTGCCGCGCGGGCTGGCGATGAAGGTGCTCGACGTGGAAGGCGCGCGCCTGCCCGGTTCCGAGGGGCGCGCGCAGGATTTCGTGATGGTCAACGGCACCGTCTTCCAGGCGCGGACGGCCGACCAGTTCCTCTCCAGCCTTAAGCTGCTCGCCAAGACGACCGATCGCCTCGAAGGCACCAAGAAGGCGCTGTCGGCCACGCTGCGCGGTGTGCGCGCCGCGCTCGACACGCTGGGGCTGGAAAGCCCGACGATCAACGCGCTCGGCGGCGCGCCCCAGGTGGAGCCGCTGGGCGAGACCTATTACAGCGTCACCCCCTTCCGCTATGGCGACCATATCGCGAAGTTCAGCCTCGCGCCGATCGCGCCCGCGCAGCGCGCACGCACGGGCGAGACGATCGAGATCGCCGGCCGGCCCGATGCCATCCGCGAGACGGTGCGCGCCGAAATGGCGGGGGCGCCGGCGGAATGGGCGTTTCGCGTCCAGCTTTGCCGCGATCTGGAGCGGCAGCCGATCGAGGATCCGACCCGCGCCTGGGACGAGGCAGAGGCGCCCTTCCAGCAGGTCGCGATCGTCCGCGCGGCGGCGCAGGATAGCTGGGCGCCGGATCAGGTCGCGCGGATCGACGAAGCGACGCGGTTCAGCGTCTGGACCGGCCTCGCCGCGCACCAGCCGCTCGGCAACATCAACCGCGCCCGCCGCGCGCCCTATCGCCACTCGGCCGATTTCCGCGCGCGCGTGAATGGCTGCCCCTATTACGAACCGGGCGGCGCCTGA
- a CDS encoding TrmH family RNA methyltransferase translates to MARIVDVADPEDPRLAPYHAVRERDLIGRDGLFIAEGRVVIEKMAGAPGIRAESLLIAAHRLDAMADILARLPADTPVYAAAQPVIDRIAGFAVHRGLLATGRRIDPPDAEALLAALPPAADVLLLSGIANHDNMGGLFRNAAAFGVAAVLLDADCCDPLYRKAIRVSVGAALLVPFARLPRDADLPALLATHGFRGLALSPRGATLLAAVPPAPRTALLLGAEGPGLDADLLRRVASVRIPMAPGFDSLNVATASGIVLHHLLATRAGDQ, encoded by the coding sequence GTGGCGCGCATCGTCGACGTGGCGGATCCGGAGGATCCGCGCCTCGCCCCCTATCACGCGGTACGCGAGCGCGACCTGATCGGTCGCGACGGGCTGTTCATCGCCGAGGGGCGGGTGGTGATCGAGAAGATGGCGGGGGCGCCCGGCATCCGCGCCGAATCGCTGCTGATCGCGGCGCATCGGCTGGACGCCATGGCCGACATACTGGCGCGCTTGCCCGCCGATACCCCGGTCTATGCCGCCGCCCAGCCGGTGATCGACCGGATTGCGGGCTTCGCCGTGCATCGCGGCCTGCTCGCCACCGGCCGGCGGATCGATCCGCCCGATGCCGAGGCGCTGCTCGCGGCACTACCGCCGGCGGCGGACGTGCTGCTGCTCTCGGGCATCGCCAATCACGACAATATGGGCGGCCTGTTCCGCAACGCGGCCGCATTCGGCGTGGCGGCGGTGCTGCTCGATGCGGACTGCTGCGATCCGCTGTATCGCAAGGCGATCCGCGTGTCGGTGGGGGCGGCGCTGCTGGTGCCCTTCGCGCGGCTGCCGCGTGATGCCGATCTGCCCGCGCTGCTCGCGACGCACGGGTTTCGCGGGCTCGCGCTCAGCCCGCGCGGCGCGACCCTGCTCGCGGCGGTGCCGCCCGCGCCGCGCACCGCGCTGCTCCTCGGCGCCGAGGGGCCGGGGCTCGACGCGGACCTGCTCCGCCGCGTCGCCAGCGTGCGCATTCCGATGGCGCCGGGCTTCGATTCGCTCAACGTCGCCACCGCCAGCGGCATCGTGCTGCATCATCTGCTGGCGACGCGCGCGGGCGATCAGTAG
- a CDS encoding cryptochrome/photolyase family protein, producing MTILIPVLGDQLSLSLASLQGVDPGAAVVLMMEVAEETRYVRHHKTKLVYILSAMRHHAEALRAAGWRVDYVALDDPENSGSFTGEVARAIQRHDPASIRVTEAGEWRVAAMLDSWQTLFGLPVEICADTRFIASHAVFAEWAEGRRSLTMEFFYRAMRVRTGLLMDKGKPAGGRWNFDAENRKPAPRDLLMPRPLAFAPDAITRAVIALVERRFANHPGRLDGFDYAVTAADAERQAAAFLANALPQFGDYEDAMLIGERFLWHSILSPYINAGLLDPLDLARRAEAEYRAGRAPLNAVEGYIRQLIGWREYVRGIYWREGPDYVERNALHHTRALPGWYWTGETDMRCLAEAIGQTIATAHAHHIQRLMVIGNFALLIGADPKQVHRWYLEIYLDAYEWVELPNTLGMSQFGDGGLLGSKPYVSSGAYINRMSDYCRHCRYDVSARTGPDACPFNALYWDFLARHETRLRSNRRLAMPYRTWDRMDAPSQAAIRDQAADFLARLDPGTAEDEAAGY from the coding sequence ATGACAATCCTGATTCCCGTGCTTGGCGATCAGCTCTCGCTCTCGCTCGCGTCGCTCCAGGGGGTGGATCCGGGCGCGGCGGTGGTGCTGATGATGGAGGTGGCGGAGGAGACCCGCTATGTCCGGCATCACAAGACCAAGCTCGTCTACATTTTGTCGGCGATGCGCCACCATGCCGAGGCGCTGCGCGCGGCCGGCTGGCGGGTGGATTATGTCGCGCTCGACGATCCCGAGAATAGCGGCAGCTTCACCGGCGAGGTGGCGCGCGCCATCCAGCGCCACGATCCCGCGTCGATCCGCGTCACCGAGGCGGGCGAATGGCGCGTGGCGGCGATGCTCGACAGCTGGCAGACGCTCTTCGGCCTGCCCGTCGAGATTTGCGCCGATACGCGCTTCATCGCCAGCCATGCCGTGTTCGCGGAGTGGGCCGAGGGGCGGCGCAGCCTCACCATGGAATTTTTCTACCGGGCGATGCGCGTCCGCACCGGCCTGCTGATGGACAAGGGCAAGCCCGCCGGCGGCCGCTGGAATTTCGACGCGGAGAATCGCAAGCCGGCGCCGCGCGATCTGCTGATGCCGCGCCCGCTCGCCTTCGCGCCCGATGCGATCACGCGCGCGGTGATCGCGCTGGTCGAGCGGCGCTTCGCCAACCATCCCGGCCGGCTCGACGGCTTCGACTATGCCGTGACGGCCGCCGATGCCGAACGCCAGGCCGCCGCCTTCCTCGCCAACGCCCTGCCCCAATTCGGCGATTATGAAGACGCCATGCTGATCGGCGAGCGCTTCCTGTGGCACTCGATATTGTCGCCCTATATCAATGCCGGGCTGCTCGATCCGCTCGATCTCGCGCGCCGCGCCGAGGCAGAATATCGCGCCGGCCGCGCGCCGCTCAACGCGGTGGAAGGCTATATCCGTCAGCTGATCGGCTGGCGCGAATATGTCCGCGGCATCTATTGGCGCGAGGGGCCGGACTATGTGGAGCGCAACGCGCTGCACCACACGCGCGCTCTGCCCGGCTGGTACTGGACCGGCGAGACCGACATGCGCTGCCTGGCCGAGGCGATCGGCCAGACCATCGCCACCGCCCATGCCCATCATATCCAGCGGCTGATGGTGATCGGCAATTTCGCGCTCCTGATCGGCGCCGATCCCAAGCAGGTGCATCGCTGGTATCTGGAAATCTATCTCGATGCCTATGAATGGGTGGAGCTGCCCAATACGCTGGGGATGAGCCAGTTCGGCGATGGCGGCCTGCTCGGGTCCAAGCCCTATGTCTCGTCGGGCGCCTATATCAACCGCATGTCCGATTATTGCCGCCACTGCCGCTACGACGTGTCGGCGCGCACCGGGCCCGATGCCTGCCCGTTCAACGCGCTCTACTGGGATTTCCTCGCGCGCCACGAAACGCGGCTGCGGTCGAACCGCCGGCTCGCCATGCCCTATCGCACCTGGGACCGGATGGACGCGCCCAGCCAGGCGGCGATCCGCGATCAGGCGGCGGACTTTCTCGCGCGGCTCGATCCCGGCACGGCCGAGGACGAGGCGGCCGGCTACTGA
- a CDS encoding TetR/AcrR family transcriptional regulator, producing the protein MTAADRRKRERAERGRRIIAAARAIAESEGWSAVTIRRLAEQIDYSQPVLYAHFANRDAIVAAVALDGFDALAAALAEAARAAAPGRAARGVAEAYLAFADRHPALYQAMFVLPTGLRFAEADTPPPLRAAFAALAAVAPPEATDAQGWTETLWAALHGLAELERTGRIRAEARAARLALLAGLLSPAAATPETPARRSAKPRA; encoded by the coding sequence ATGACGGCGGCGGATCGGCGGAAGCGCGAGCGGGCGGAGCGGGGGCGGCGGATCATCGCGGCGGCCCGCGCGATCGCCGAGTCGGAGGGGTGGAGCGCGGTCACGATCCGTCGCCTGGCCGAGCAGATCGATTATTCCCAGCCCGTGCTCTACGCGCATTTCGCCAATCGCGACGCGATCGTGGCGGCGGTCGCGCTGGACGGGTTCGACGCGCTCGCCGCCGCGCTGGCGGAGGCCGCGCGCGCCGCCGCGCCCGGCCGGGCGGCGCGAGGCGTGGCCGAGGCCTATCTCGCCTTCGCCGATCGCCATCCCGCGCTGTATCAGGCCATGTTCGTGCTGCCGACCGGGCTCCGCTTCGCCGAGGCGGACACGCCGCCGCCGCTGCGCGCCGCCTTCGCCGCGCTGGCGGCGGTCGCGCCGCCCGAGGCGACCGATGCGCAGGGCTGGACGGAAACGCTGTGGGCGGCGCTCCACGGGCTGGCCGAGCTGGAGCGCACCGGCCGCATCCGCGCCGAAGCGCGCGCCGCGCGGCTCGCGCTGCTCGCCGGCCTGCTCTCGCCCGCCGCCGCCACCCCCGAGACGCCCGCGCGTCGCTCGGCTAAGCCTAGGGCATGA
- a CDS encoding DUF4267 domain-containing protein encodes MRDLALGVALVAALMIIVIGILYLATPRSAARSFGLPLPEPGPHIPWWLRLKGVRDCASGLAVLALLAAAPSTQLGLVLLIFALIPIGDMTVILAARGSRAHAFGMHGATALLMLAAAVPLALGRI; translated from the coding sequence ATGCGGGATTTGGCTTTGGGCGTGGCGCTGGTCGCCGCGCTGATGATTATCGTGATCGGCATTCTGTATCTGGCGACGCCGCGCTCGGCCGCGCGCAGCTTCGGCCTGCCGCTGCCCGAGCCGGGCCCGCACATTCCCTGGTGGCTCAGGCTCAAGGGGGTGCGGGATTGCGCCAGCGGGCTCGCGGTGCTGGCGCTGCTCGCGGCGGCGCCGTCGACCCAGCTGGGGCTGGTGCTGCTGATCTTCGCGCTGATCCCGATCGGCGACATGACGGTGATCCTCGCCGCGCGGGGATCCAGGGCGCACGCCTTCGGCATGCATGGCGCCACCGCGCTGCTGATGCTGGCGGCGGCGGTGCCGCTGGCGCTGGGCCGGATCTAG
- a CDS encoding C1 family peptidase, with the protein MAELDIHEVQQAVAEARAKWRVQAPPAGAARHPLGWNPAPGALVQAALQRTALLVRAPVAPGSAEGLGSSQAPLLGGPPRPPSFDWRSRKVIGPVTDQRWCGSCVSFATVGLVSAMAAIELGVQPPDLSEADQHFCSSHGAGCGGWNNHDALDQIRQRGVVGEADFPYMSAFDTPPVTTDPNDPNALWVAHCRGVADRPGKIWKITAFAAFSGDARKDYLAKVGPLVCGFQVYEDFDSYGGGLYTHVTGALRGGHAVLVIGYDDNAGCWICRNSWGSGFGGPADPDGTGAGFFRIGYGQCGIDNEPMYGATGVIPPSPSGWRGWWPVGNGQAAPNGAVFGVSRGPDQLDIFVPGAHGETNTAAWQPDFTSWHGWWQVQGGVAAPGSAVTAVSRSRDKLDIFTLGTDHRIYTAAWEPGFTGWHGWWPVLDLRGAPGSSVFGVSRSADKLDIFAVGADQGIYSAAWEPGFAGWHGWWRIQGGAAAPNSSVTAVSRSADKLDIFAVGTDHKVYTAAWEPGLGWRGWWPVLGGVAAPGSSVFATVRAPDHLDIFCVGTDRGVYTAAWEPGFTAWHGWWRIGTLRAMPGTSVHAVSRGLNKLDIFAVGEDGTICTAAWEPGLGWRGWWPILNGRSAPGSMVSAVVRAPDHLDVFAVGTDHKVWTAAWQP; encoded by the coding sequence ATGGCGGAACTCGATATCCACGAGGTGCAACAGGCGGTGGCGGAGGCCCGGGCCAAGTGGCGCGTCCAGGCGCCGCCGGCCGGCGCGGCCCGGCATCCGCTCGGCTGGAACCCGGCGCCGGGCGCGCTCGTCCAGGCGGCGCTGCAGCGCACCGCCCTGCTGGTGCGCGCGCCGGTGGCGCCCGGCAGCGCCGAGGGGCTCGGGTCGAGCCAGGCGCCGCTGCTCGGCGGCCCGCCGCGTCCCCCCAGCTTCGACTGGCGCAGCCGCAAGGTGATCGGCCCCGTCACCGATCAGCGCTGGTGCGGCTCCTGCGTCTCCTTCGCCACCGTCGGGCTGGTCTCGGCAATGGCGGCGATCGAGCTTGGCGTGCAGCCGCCCGATCTGTCCGAGGCGGACCAGCATTTCTGCTCGTCCCATGGCGCCGGCTGCGGCGGCTGGAATAATCATGACGCGCTCGATCAGATCCGCCAGCGCGGCGTCGTCGGCGAGGCCGATTTTCCCTATATGAGCGCGTTCGATACGCCGCCCGTCACCACCGATCCGAACGATCCCAACGCCCTGTGGGTGGCGCATTGCCGCGGCGTCGCCGATCGCCCGGGCAAGATCTGGAAGATCACCGCCTTCGCCGCCTTTTCCGGCGATGCCCGCAAGGACTATCTCGCCAAGGTCGGCCCGCTGGTGTGCGGCTTCCAGGTCTATGAGGATTTCGACAGCTATGGCGGCGGCCTCTACACCCATGTGACGGGCGCGCTGCGCGGCGGCCATGCCGTGCTGGTGATCGGCTATGACGATAACGCCGGCTGCTGGATCTGCCGCAACAGCTGGGGCAGCGGCTTTGGCGGGCCGGCCGATCCGGACGGCACCGGCGCCGGCTTTTTCCGCATCGGCTATGGCCAGTGCGGCATCGACAACGAGCCCATGTACGGCGCCACCGGCGTCATTCCTCCCAGCCCATCCGGCTGGCGCGGCTGGTGGCCGGTGGGAAATGGCCAGGCGGCGCCCAACGGCGCGGTGTTCGGCGTGTCGCGCGGGCCCGACCAGCTCGATATCTTCGTGCCCGGCGCGCATGGCGAGACCAACACGGCGGCCTGGCAGCCCGATTTCACCAGCTGGCACGGCTGGTGGCAGGTGCAGGGCGGCGTCGCCGCGCCGGGCAGCGCGGTGACGGCCGTGAGCCGCAGCCGCGACAAGCTCGACATCTTCACTTTGGGCACCGATCACCGCATCTACACCGCGGCCTGGGAACCGGGCTTCACCGGCTGGCATGGCTGGTGGCCGGTGCTCGATCTGCGCGGCGCGCCGGGCAGCTCGGTGTTCGGCGTGTCGCGCAGCGCGGACAAGCTGGACATTTTCGCGGTCGGCGCCGACCAGGGCATCTACAGCGCCGCCTGGGAACCGGGCTTTGCCGGCTGGCACGGCTGGTGGCGCATCCAGGGCGGCGCGGCGGCGCCGAACAGCTCCGTCACCGCCGTCAGCCGCAGCGCCGACAAGCTCGATATCTTCGCGGTGGGCACCGATCACAAGGTCTATACGGCCGCCTGGGAGCCCGGCCTGGGCTGGCGCGGCTGGTGGCCGGTGCTGGGCGGCGTGGCGGCGCCGGGCAGCTCGGTGTTCGCGACGGTGCGCGCCCCTGATCATCTCGACATTTTCTGCGTCGGCACCGATCGCGGCGTCTATACGGCGGCCTGGGAGCCGGGCTTTACCGCCTGGCATGGATGGTGGCGGATCGGTACGCTGCGCGCCATGCCGGGCACCTCGGTCCATGCCGTGTCGCGCGGGCTCAACAAGCTCGATATCTTCGCCGTGGGCGAGGACGGCACGATCTGCACCGCCGCCTGGGAGCCGGGGCTGGGCTGGCGCGGCTGGTGGCCGATCCTGAACGGGCGGTCCGCGCCCGGCTCGATGGTGAGCGCGGTGGTGCGGGCGCCCGATCATCTCGATGTCTTCGCGGTCGGCACCGATCACAAGGTGTGGACCGCCGCGTGGCAGCCATGA
- a CDS encoding helix-turn-helix transcriptional regulator, with amino-acid sequence MDGSAAGQPVIRISAEPIEPARRAAFISEEISARLVGARAAPRDAEAARFDYAILDVGRGARLVEAHLAALDVERSQRHLADGDDNITLFVPLAGELLIEQGESRVRVAQGGGALVTNGRRVFTHFPNTRLAMLQVARDTLSGEAALAGAALHADADHMLLLRSYMLAVLRQAVRAPVPAIAACHLRELVRLTFEGGAGAAPMAGAALHRARVAAMRDVMVTHHGEPRLDMRAVAARVGLSERSGYAAFHALGQSFAEELAAIRLDRALALLRGGARRILDVALDVGFADLSHFNRRFRARFGFTPREARAAASPAP; translated from the coding sequence TTGGATGGGAGCGCAGCCGGCCAGCCGGTGATCCGCATCAGCGCCGAGCCGATCGAGCCGGCGCGGCGCGCGGCCTTCATATCGGAGGAGATCAGCGCCCGGCTGGTGGGCGCGCGCGCCGCCCCGCGCGATGCCGAGGCCGCCCGTTTCGACTATGCCATTCTCGATGTCGGGCGCGGCGCGCGGCTGGTCGAGGCGCATCTCGCCGCGCTGGATGTGGAGCGCAGCCAGCGCCATCTCGCCGATGGCGACGACAATATCACGCTGTTCGTACCGCTGGCGGGCGAACTGCTGATCGAGCAGGGCGAGAGCCGGGTGCGGGTGGCGCAGGGCGGCGGGGCGCTCGTCACCAACGGCCGCCGCGTCTTCACCCATTTTCCCAACACCCGCCTGGCGATGCTCCAGGTGGCGCGGGACACGCTGAGCGGCGAGGCGGCGCTGGCGGGCGCCGCGCTGCACGCCGATGCAGACCATATGCTGCTGTTGCGCAGCTATATGCTCGCCGTGCTGCGTCAGGCGGTGCGCGCGCCCGTGCCCGCGATCGCCGCCTGCCATCTGCGCGAGCTGGTGCGCCTCACCTTCGAAGGCGGCGCCGGCGCCGCGCCGATGGCGGGGGCGGCGCTGCACCGCGCGCGCGTGGCGGCGATGCGCGACGTGATGGTGACGCATCATGGCGAGCCCCGGCTCGACATGCGCGCGGTGGCGGCGCGGGTGGGGCTTTCGGAACGCAGCGGCTACGCCGCCTTTCACGCGCTCGGCCAGAGCTTCGCCGAGGAGCTGGCGGCGATCCGGCTGGATCGCGCGCTGGCGCTGCTGCGCGGCGGCGCGCGGCGCATCCTCGACGTGGCGCTGGACGTCGGCTTCGCGGATCTGTCGCACTTCAACCGCCGCTTCCGCGCGCGCTTCGGCTTCACCCCGCGCGAGGCGCGCGCGGCGGCGTCGCCCGCGCCCTGA
- a CDS encoding arabinan endo-1,5-alpha-L-arabinosidase produces the protein MRLDRRTLLGAGGALAAGTLLRGPAAAGATPPLNAGLTGYLTGLHDPVIIREGETYHVFGSGGWNGRPGPSWRISRDLKTWTDNGMPFGIPDWAKRAIPQAESVWAPDIHFVDGLYRLYYSVSTGGSMRSVTGLATSPTLDRHAPGYGWTDHGLVVETAPGSGYNAIDSNFFRDADGQDWLLFGSYWGGLKLIALDRATGKRRAGDTALHALAYRPAPEGADNPIEGGFLFRHQDYVYLFASFDYCCRKLASNYYVAAGRARSVLGPFVDKKGRSMMDGYAETVLIERPWGGTRWRGPGHCGLMHDGARDLIVYHAYDAEHDAAPTLRLAVLSWDAEGWPVALS, from the coding sequence ATGAGGCTCGATCGACGCACGCTGCTCGGCGCGGGCGGCGCGCTCGCCGCGGGCACGCTGCTGCGCGGCCCCGCCGCCGCCGGCGCGACGCCGCCGCTCAATGCGGGGCTGACCGGCTATCTCACCGGTCTGCACGATCCCGTCATCATCCGCGAGGGTGAGACCTATCATGTCTTCGGATCGGGCGGCTGGAATGGCCGGCCGGGGCCGAGCTGGCGCATCTCGCGCGATCTGAAGACCTGGACCGACAATGGCATGCCTTTCGGCATTCCCGATTGGGCCAAGCGCGCCATCCCGCAGGCGGAAAGCGTGTGGGCGCCCGATATCCACTTCGTCGACGGGCTGTACCGCCTCTATTATTCGGTCTCCACCGGCGGCAGCATGCGCTCCGTCACCGGGCTCGCCACCTCGCCGACGCTGGATCGCCACGCGCCCGGCTATGGCTGGACGGATCATGGCCTGGTCGTCGAAACCGCGCCGGGGTCGGGCTATAACGCGATCGACTCCAACTTCTTCCGCGATGCCGATGGGCAGGACTGGCTGTTGTTCGGCAGCTATTGGGGCGGGCTGAAGCTGATCGCGCTCGATCGCGCCACGGGCAAGCGCCGCGCGGGCGATACCGCGCTCCACGCCCTTGCCTATCGTCCCGCACCGGAGGGCGCGGACAATCCGATCGAGGGCGGCTTCCTGTTCCGCCACCAGGACTATGTCTATCTGTTCGCCAGCTTCGATTATTGCTGCCGCAAGCTCGCCTCCAACTATTACGTCGCCGCCGGCCGCGCGCGCTCGGTGCTGGGGCCGTTCGTCGACAAGAAGGGCCGGTCGATGATGGACGGCTATGCCGAGACGGTGCTGATCGAGCGACCCTGGGGCGGCACGCGCTGGCGCGGGCCCGGCCATTGCGGGCTGATGCACGATGGCGCGCGCGATCTCATCGTCTATCACGCCTATGATGCCGAGCATGACGCCGCGCCCACGCTGCGCCTCGCCGTGCTCAGCTGGGATGCGGAGGGCTGGCCCGTCGCGCTGAGCTGA
- a CDS encoding family 43 glycosylhydrolase: protein MPFRSAFALALALTVAAAPAPVAHNPVFAGADPDIVALCGRWYVYPTDSGDAAGGYAATRIYAYASPDLRHWTRSAPVLTMQAIPWVNDDHAPSHGLWAPSLTAAHGRYYLYYSIGPQNPTPSRIGVAVADRPEGPFTDSGRPLLTGGQGFEAIDPMVFIDPKSGTPYLYAGGSAGATLRIFALKPDMTEIAREIPVKTPPFFTEGAFVHERNGLYYLSYSHGHWNGPDYSVHYATAPTPVGPWTYRGRILAGDARHQGPGHHAFAMNPKTGQWVIAYHRWQRGPGPGPYQGTRQVAIDRIRYDSTGAILPVVMTDGAPPASPLPPARCGAEARR, encoded by the coding sequence ATGCCGTTCCGATCCGCCTTCGCGCTCGCACTCGCGCTCACCGTCGCCGCCGCGCCCGCGCCCGTCGCGCACAATCCGGTCTTCGCCGGCGCCGATCCCGATATCGTCGCTTTGTGCGGCCGCTGGTATGTCTATCCGACCGATTCCGGCGACGCGGCGGGCGGCTATGCGGCGACGCGCATCTATGCCTATGCCTCGCCCGATCTGCGGCACTGGACGCGCTCCGCGCCGGTGCTGACGATGCAGGCCATTCCCTGGGTGAATGACGATCACGCCCCCAGCCACGGCCTCTGGGCGCCCAGCCTCACCGCCGCGCATGGCCGCTATTATCTCTATTACTCGATCGGCCCGCAGAACCCGACCCCGAGCCGCATCGGCGTCGCCGTCGCCGACCGGCCCGAGGGGCCCTTCACCGATAGCGGCCGCCCGCTGCTGACCGGCGGCCAGGGCTTCGAGGCGATCGATCCCATGGTGTTCATCGATCCCAAGAGCGGCACGCCCTATCTTTATGCGGGCGGCAGCGCGGGGGCGACGCTCCGCATCTTCGCGCTCAAGCCCGACATGACCGAGATCGCGCGCGAGATCCCGGTCAAGACCCCGCCCTTCTTCACCGAGGGCGCCTTCGTGCACGAGCGGAACGGACTCTATTATCTGTCCTACAGCCACGGCCATTGGAACGGTCCGGACTATTCCGTCCATTATGCCACCGCGCCGACGCCCGTCGGCCCCTGGACCTATCGCGGCCGCATCCTGGCGGGCGATGCGCGTCATCAGGGCCCGGGGCACCATGCCTTCGCGATGAACCCCAAGACGGGCCAATGGGTGATCGCCTATCACCGCTGGCAGCGCGGTCCCGGGCCGGGGCCGTACCAGGGCACGCGCCAGGTGGCGATCGATCGCATCCGCTACGACAGCACGGGCGCGATCCTGCCGGTGGTGATGACGGATGGCGCGCCCCCCGCCTCGCCGCTGCCGCCCGCGCGCTGCGGCGCGGAGGCGCGGCGATGA